Genomic window (Streptomyces sp. TG1A-60):
GAAGATGAGCCCCTGGGCGCAGGCGGTCTTCGACACGCTCTCCGCGGTCACCAGCCGCGAGGTCATCGAGGAGGTCACCGCGCGCGGCATGCTGGAGGTTCTGCCGCTCACGCACATCCGCGGCCGTTCACTGCACGACGCCTTCGTGATCGTGGACGAGGCGCAGTCGCTGGAGCGGAACGTCCTGCTGACCGTCCTGTCCCGGATCGGCGCGAACTCGCGGGTGGTCCTGACCCATGACGTGGCCCAGCGCGACAATCTGCGCGTCGGCCGCTACGACGGTGTCGTCGCCGTGGTCGAGAAACTGAAGGGCCATCCGCTCTTCGCCCACGTCACGCTCACGAGGTCCGAACGGTCCCAGATCGCGGCCCTGGTGACCGAAATGCTGGAGGACGGACAGATCTGACAGAAAGGGCCGATAATGACCGATTAGGTCAACTTCGGTCGTCCGTCGATCCCTTGGATCCCTGGGCGCCGCCCGGCAAAGGCGATGAGCCTAGCCGGGCGGCGCCTCGACGTGTGGGGCTTTCCTCGAATCGCCCGGGTCAAACGAGGTGTGAGCTTTCACACTCACCACTGGATTGCCTAGCGGCGTCCGGTTACGGCAGAGTCTCATTTCTGTCAGGCCCCGCATACGACACACCTGTACCCCCAGCGGTACGGAGCAACAGCTACACATGATCAACTCCATAGCGTCGTCGTATGCCGCCCGAGCACCTCGCGGCGCTCCCACAAGGGAGTTGCCCACCGGGCCCGTGCCTCCGTGACCCGCAGTTGGGAGGCCAGCGTCAGGGGCACGATTGCGTCCGCCAGGGTCACCGAGGCGGGCGATGCTGGAAGGAAACCGTGTGAGCCGGATTTCGGTCCGGGGATTCGCAGTGGCCTCGGCCACCGCGGTCACCGCAGTCGGCAGTGTCGTCGGGGTCGCCTCGGGCAGCACCGCCCAGACCATTGACGACGCCGAGGCGGTCGCGAACGACACCACGTTGCTCGCTGACCTGCCTGTGGGTCAGCAGGCCCAGGTCCAGACCGCGTCCCTGACTGCCCAAGCCGACGCACAGGCCATCGCCGCCGACGCGAGCGCCCGCAAGGACGCCGAGGAGAGCGCCCGTAAGAAGGCGGCCCAGGACGCGATCGACAAGCAGCAGGCGGCGGAGCAGGCTGAGCAGGCGGAGAAAGAGCGCAAGGCGAAGGAAGAGGCCGAGAAGAAGGCCACAGCCGCCGGCTCGCTCGGAAACGCCCCCGTCAAGAGCTCGTACACCGTCGCCGAGATCCAGGCGATGGCGAAGGCGGTCGTGGCGAGCGACCAGTGGACCTGCTTCAGCAACATCGTGCAACGCGAGTCCACCTGGAACTACCAGGCCGTCAACCCGTCCTCGGGTGCCTACGGTCTCTTCCAGGCGCTGCCCGCCGGCAAGTACGCCTCCGCCGGTGCCGACTGGCGGACCAACCCGGCCACGCAGATCAAGTGGGGTCTGAACTACATGGATTCGCGCTACGGCAGCCCGTGCGAGGCGTGGACGTTCTGGCAGGCCAATCACTGGTACTAGGCCTGCCGCCCGGCGGTCGCGAACCGCCCGGCAGCTCAACCTTCCGAAGCCCTCCGCCGTCCTTTGGTGGGGGGCTTCGGCCATGTACGGTCGGAGTCCCGAGAGGGATCGCGGTCTCCGGGAGGAGTGGCGGCCAACAGGGGTGACGGGGGAAGAGGACGGATGATGTCGCGAGTTCCCGGATGGCTCGACCGGCTCGGTGCCGGACTGCGCGGGTGGAGCGAGCGGTTGGAGCGACGCCGGGCGGACATGGAGTCGGAGTCCGAGGGCGCCGACGGTACGGGCGTCGCGAGGACCAGCGGTCACGCCGGTGACACCGGCGGCGGCCCCGGCCCCGCCGACTCCGAGGGTGCCGGTGGGGCCCTGGGCGGGGGCGAAGGCGCCGAGGCCGCCGCGGACGGGCCTCAGGACTCCTCCTCCGCCGGGGCGGTGCGGGGCCAGGCGTCCGCCCCTGTCCTCTACGCCCGCCCGGACCCCGCCTCCGCGGTGCCCTGGGGCATGCGGGTGGCGGCCGAGGCCGGCTGGCGGCTGCTCGTTCTCGCGGGCACCGTCTGGGTGTTGATGCGGATCATCAGCTCCGTACAACTGCTGGTGCTGTCGTTCACCAGCGCTCTGCTCATCACCGCCCTGCTCCAGCCGACGGTGGCACGGCTGACCCGGCGGGGCGTACCGCGCGGCCTCGCCACCTCCCTGACCGCCGTCCTCGGCTTCGTCATCATGGGTCTGATCGGCTGGTTCGTGACCTGGCAGGTCATGGAGAACATCAACGACCTCTCCGACCAGATCCAGGACGGCATCGACGAGTTGCGGCGCTGGCTGCTCGACAGCCCGTTCCACGTCACCGAGAACCAGATCAACGACATCGCGCAGAACCTCCGCGACGCGATCAGCGACAACACGGACACGATCACCTCGGCGGGCCTGGAAGGCGTGACCGTCATCGTCGAGGCGCTGACCGGCATCCTCCTGGCGATGTTCTCCACGCTCTTCCTTCTCTACGACGGCAGGCGCATCTGGCAGTGGACCCTGAAGCTGGTGCCGGCGGCGGCCCGGCCGGGTGTCTCCGCGGCGGGGCCGCAGGCCTGGGGGACGTTGACGGCGTATGTGCGCGGCACGGTGATAGTGGCGCTGATCGACGCGATCTTCATCGGCCTGGGTATCTACTTCCTGGACGTACCGATGGCCGTGCCGCTCGCCGTCTTCATCTTCCTGTTCGCCTTCATCCCACTGGTCGGCGCGGTCTTCTCCGGTGCGCTCGCCGTGGTCGTGGCGCTGGTGACGCAGGGCGTCTTCACGGCCGTCATGACCCTGGTCGTGGTGCTCGCGGTCCAGCAGATCGAGGGGCACATCCTCCAGCCGTTCATCCTCGGGCGGGCCGTGCGGGTGCATCCGCTGGCCGTCGTCCTGTCGGTCGCCGCGGGCGGCCTGATCGCGGGGATCGGGGGTGCGGTGGTGGCGGTGCCGTTGGTCGCGGTGACGAACACGGTGGTGGGGGCGTTGCGGGCGTACGCCCATGACGGGCCGCCGGGGACCGACTAGGGCGCCGCCGGGCGGGACTCTCACCCCGTGCCCTGGCTCCTGCCGTGGCGCAGGAGTACGACTCCGTTGCCGAAGGCGCGGGTCTCGATCAGGCGCAGGCTCTTGGGGGCGTCGGCGGCGGCCGGGAAGAGGCGCCTGCCCGCGCCCAGCAGGACGGGGTGGACGTAGAGCCGGAACTCGTCGACCAGGTCGTGGCGCAGGAACTCGGCCGCGAGGTCGGCGCCGCCCACGGCGAGGTCGCCGCCGTCCTGTGACTTGAGGGCCTCGATGTCCTCCACGACGACGTCCCGGACGATCGTCGCGTGCCACTCCGCGCGGCTCAGCGTGCGGGAGAAGACGAGCTTCGGCATGGCGCGCCAGATCGCGGCGAAGTCGGCGACGGGACGGGGCGCGGCGGGGTCCCGGTCGGCCGTGGGCCAGTAGGCGGCCATCATCTCGTAGGTGACACGACCGTCGAGGAAGGCCCCCATCTCCCTGAGTACGTCGTTGAAGTGCGTGTGCAGTTCCTCGTCGACCAGGTGCCAGTCCAACTCGCGGTTCGGGCCCTCCATGTAGCCGTCGAGGGACACGGACATCATCAGGACGATCTTTCGCATGGCGGCGGCTCTCTTCGTGGCTCGGTCGCTGGTTGCAGAGAGAGGATCGCGCGCGTGCGCCTCGGCTGCACGGATATGGCCATCCGACGCGTGCTTCTGTCGCCCGTGATCAGCCACTGCGCCTGGATGCCGGTGGCATCAGAAGATCCAGCCCGGCTGGCATCTCGATCCCCGGACCCGGGCGGACCGCATCGATCTCGTCCGGTGTGACACCGGGAGAAATGACGTCCTTGATGAGCTCCAGGACGGCGGCGAGCTCGGGGTCGAACGGGGGCGGTACCTGGGTCATGGGTGCTCCTCACACTGGTCGCCCGGGGGCACGCGGCGGCTCGGGCGGCCATCATTCGCGCACCGGCGGCCGACCGGGGTTCCGCCGTCCGGCGGAACCTGCCCGCCCGTACGGCGGGTGGCCCGGCCATGACCTTCTTGCCAGGACACGACCCGTGGTTCACCTGCCGTAGGTGGAGGGGATTTCACGTGGAGACATCGCTGTCAAGGCCCCCCGCACCAGGAGTGGGATCGAATTCCTGACCGTAGGTGCTCGTTCACGCTGGGTGGTGTCGACCTTGCAGGTCAGCACCACCCAGCGTGATCTTTGGTCTTGTTCGAGCCCTCTGCCGTGACCGTGTAGACGCGGATCGTCATCCGGGACGGTCTCGGGGCCGGGCGAGGAGTTACCGGGCGTCGGTGGGCGGCGGGTAGTGCGCGGCGCACTCCTGGCAGGCGTAGACCGTGAAGCCGGGGCCGGTCGCGGCGCGCTCCTCGTGGACCACGACCGGGGTGCCGGTCATCCGCTGGCAGTGCGCGCACATGCGGACCGGGCGGCGGCGGGTGTGGTGGCCGCGGTCGGTCATCGGGCGGCTCCCACGCGGATGCCGTGGATGTGGTCCGGGCCGGTGTCGATGCCGAGAGTGGCCAGGTAGAGGGCGCGGCGGCGTTCGCGTTGGTGGCGGCGTTCGTCCGGGGTCAGGAGGTAGGGGCGCACGAGGGGGGATGCGCTGCCGTCGATCAGGTCGGTGACGAGGGGCGGCGGCGGGGCGACTGAGATCGGCGCGGGCGTCTCGGCGCCGAGACGGTGACGGCCTCGGGGGTCCGGAGTGCAGAGGCTCAGCATCCAAGCGAGGAAGCGGACGATAAGGTCCACGGTGTTGGCGCTCCTTTTCAGCGTTGACCACGCCCTGGGACGGCCAGCATCCGTCGCCAGGGTCTTTACGGGCACGTGCACGCTACAGGGTGCAGTTGGGCGGTGTATAGCGGTTAGGCGCACTCCATTGAACCGCACAGCTGAACGACGTCGTACATTGTTCGATATGACGCCGGAGCCACACCAGTCGCCGATCGATCCGAACAAGATCGCGTACGTCTACATGCAGATGGCCGACCACATCGCCGAACGCATTGCCCGTGGCGAGCTCCGGCCCGGCGCCCGACTGCCTGGAGAGCGCGACCTCGCAGCGGAGTACGGAGTCGCGCATCTGACCGCCCGCCGCGCCACCCGCGAACTACGCGACCGCGGTCTCGTGGTCACACTCCCCGCGAAGGGCACCTTCGTCGCGTATCCGCAGGACGGGGAGCCCGGTAACGACGCCACAGGGGCCGGGACGGACGTCTGAGGGACGCGGAGCGGACCCGTCCCGGACGGAACTGCCGCGCCCGTGAACGCGTCCGGGCTTCTCGTTTCACGCCAGGAGGGCGGAGGTGGCGCCACCGTGTGCGGCTGCCATTCGCGGGCTACGCCCGCTCTCCCGACTCCACCGTCTGGTATCCGTCGTCGGTCGGCAGCGCTTTCAGCCGACCCCGCACCTCAGGCTCAGGAGGTCCGGGGGAAGGAGACCTCCACTCGGCGGTTCTTCTTGCGGCCCTCTTCCGTGGAGTTGTCGGCGATGGGGTAGTCC
Coding sequences:
- a CDS encoding transglycosylase SLT domain-containing protein, whose translation is MLEGNRVSRISVRGFAVASATAVTAVGSVVGVASGSTAQTIDDAEAVANDTTLLADLPVGQQAQVQTASLTAQADAQAIAADASARKDAEESARKKAAQDAIDKQQAAEQAEQAEKERKAKEEAEKKATAAGSLGNAPVKSSYTVAEIQAMAKAVVASDQWTCFSNIVQRESTWNYQAVNPSSGAYGLFQALPAGKYASAGADWRTNPATQIKWGLNYMDSRYGSPCEAWTFWQANHWY
- a CDS encoding AI-2E family transporter, coding for MSRVPGWLDRLGAGLRGWSERLERRRADMESESEGADGTGVARTSGHAGDTGGGPGPADSEGAGGALGGGEGAEAAADGPQDSSSAGAVRGQASAPVLYARPDPASAVPWGMRVAAEAGWRLLVLAGTVWVLMRIISSVQLLVLSFTSALLITALLQPTVARLTRRGVPRGLATSLTAVLGFVIMGLIGWFVTWQVMENINDLSDQIQDGIDELRRWLLDSPFHVTENQINDIAQNLRDAISDNTDTITSAGLEGVTVIVEALTGILLAMFSTLFLLYDGRRIWQWTLKLVPAAARPGVSAAGPQAWGTLTAYVRGTVIVALIDAIFIGLGIYFLDVPMAVPLAVFIFLFAFIPLVGAVFSGALAVVVALVTQGVFTAVMTLVVVLAVQQIEGHILQPFILGRAVRVHPLAVVLSVAAGGLIAGIGGAVVAVPLVAVTNTVVGALRAYAHDGPPGTD
- a CDS encoding dihydrofolate reductase family protein, producing MRKIVLMMSVSLDGYMEGPNRELDWHLVDEELHTHFNDVLREMGAFLDGRVTYEMMAAYWPTADRDPAAPRPVADFAAIWRAMPKLVFSRTLSRAEWHATIVRDVVVEDIEALKSQDGGDLAVGGADLAAEFLRHDLVDEFRLYVHPVLLGAGRRLFPAAADAPKSLRLIETRAFGNGVVLLRHGRSQGTG
- a CDS encoding winged helix-turn-helix domain-containing protein → MTPEPHQSPIDPNKIAYVYMQMADHIAERIARGELRPGARLPGERDLAAEYGVAHLTARRATRELRDRGLVVTLPAKGTFVAYPQDGEPGNDATGAGTDV